From Candidatus Polarisedimenticolaceae bacterium, a single genomic window includes:
- a CDS encoding RNA polymerase sigma factor, with the protein MAESLDVRSIFERHHLGVFRYLRRILGSSADAEDLTQETFLRVMRGLPGYRPDGREAAWVYEIARNLALNRRRDVARRPAIQSAIPEIPNTAPPQVELQQALSTLPDLDRDCFLLRESGGLGYAEIAAACGITEDAVRSRIHRARTALRAALAGTR; encoded by the coding sequence GTGGCCGAATCCCTCGATGTGAGGTCGATCTTCGAACGACACCATCTCGGGGTGTTCCGCTACCTCCGCCGCATCCTCGGAAGCTCCGCCGACGCCGAGGACCTGACCCAGGAGACCTTCCTCCGGGTGATGCGGGGGCTTCCCGGGTATCGGCCCGACGGGCGTGAAGCGGCGTGGGTCTACGAGATCGCCCGCAATCTCGCCCTGAACCGCCGTCGCGACGTCGCGCGACGCCCCGCGATCCAGTCCGCGATCCCGGAGATCCCGAACACCGCCCCACCTCAGGTCGAGCTCCAGCAGGCGCTCTCGACCCTCCCCGACCTCGACCGGGACTGCTTCCTGCTCCGCGAATCGGGGGGCCTCGGCTACGCGGAGATCGCCGCGGCCTGCGGCATCACCGAGGACGCCGTCCGTTCCCGCATCCACCGGGCGAGAACCGCGCTGCGCGCGGCCCTTGCCGGGACGAGGTGA